Proteins encoded together in one Nocardioides marinisabuli window:
- a CDS encoding acyl-CoA dehydrogenase family protein, which produces MDLTKSLPARLRPGGRHGLADTEVRDPIGYAVAALGKLAQSDLLDRVGLRKQAEQAVFTVTRTGFQAATSANRAFTRAGSRQKAGVRVPAAAPKGVFDLTPSEDEQMLVDVVGEYAAEVVRPAAAEADEACAAPEPVLKASLDIGLPILGVPESLGGISEERSAVAGTLVAEALSRGDMGLAVAALAPGAVATALGLWGTEAQQQTYLPAFTGDEVPAAALAISEPAVLFDALSPSTTARRTPDGFVLDGLKSAVVRAAEAELFVVGAELEGSPVLFLVESSTPGLSVESDPGMGVRAASMARLRLEGVTLPADAVLGETDGSTYAECVRLSRLAWCALAVGTGQSVLDYVTPYVKERHAFGEPVAHRQSVAFMVADIAIELQAMRLLTYKAAGRAAAGKDFSREVALARRLCAEKGMRIGLDGVQLLGGHGFVKEHPVERWYRDLRAVGVMEGAVLV; this is translated from the coding sequence ATGGACCTGACCAAGAGCCTCCCGGCGCGGCTGCGCCCCGGGGGAAGGCACGGGCTGGCGGACACCGAGGTGCGCGACCCCATCGGCTACGCCGTGGCCGCCCTCGGCAAGCTCGCCCAGAGCGACCTCCTCGACCGCGTGGGCCTGCGCAAGCAGGCCGAGCAGGCGGTCTTCACCGTCACCCGCACCGGCTTCCAGGCCGCCACCAGCGCCAACCGTGCCTTCACCCGCGCGGGCAGCCGGCAGAAGGCCGGCGTCCGGGTGCCGGCTGCGGCGCCGAAGGGCGTCTTCGACCTGACGCCCAGCGAGGACGAGCAGATGCTCGTCGACGTCGTGGGCGAGTACGCCGCCGAGGTGGTGCGCCCCGCCGCCGCGGAGGCCGACGAGGCGTGCGCCGCCCCCGAGCCCGTCCTCAAGGCCAGCCTCGACATCGGGCTGCCGATCCTCGGCGTGCCCGAGTCGCTCGGCGGCATCTCCGAGGAGCGCTCGGCCGTCGCCGGCACCCTGGTCGCCGAGGCGCTCTCCCGCGGCGACATGGGCCTGGCCGTGGCCGCCCTCGCCCCGGGTGCGGTCGCCACCGCCCTGGGCCTGTGGGGCACCGAGGCCCAGCAGCAGACCTACCTGCCCGCCTTCACCGGCGACGAGGTGCCGGCGGCCGCGCTGGCGATCAGCGAGCCCGCCGTCCTCTTCGACGCCCTCTCGCCCAGCACCACCGCGCGGCGCACGCCCGACGGCTTCGTCCTCGACGGGCTCAAGAGCGCCGTCGTGCGCGCCGCCGAGGCCGAGCTCTTCGTCGTGGGCGCCGAGCTCGAGGGCAGCCCGGTGCTGTTCCTGGTGGAGTCCTCGACCCCCGGCCTGAGCGTCGAGTCCGACCCCGGCATGGGCGTGCGGGCCGCCTCGATGGCCCGCCTGCGCCTCGAGGGCGTCACCCTGCCCGCCGACGCGGTCCTCGGCGAGACCGACGGCTCGACGTACGCCGAGTGCGTGCGGCTCTCGCGCCTGGCGTGGTGCGCCCTCGCGGTCGGCACCGGCCAGTCGGTGCTCGACTACGTGACCCCCTACGTCAAGGAGCGCCACGCCTTCGGCGAGCCCGTGGCGCACCGCCAGTCGGTGGCGTTCATGGTCGCCGACATCGCGATCGAGCTGCAGGCCATGCGCCTGCTGACCTACAAGGCCGCCGGCCGCGCCGCCGCGGGCAAGGACTTCTCCCGCGAGGTCGCGCTGGCGCGCCGGCTGTGCGCCGAGAAGGGCATGCGGATCGGCCTCGACGGCGTCCAGCTGCTCGGTGGCCACGGCTTCGTCAAGGAGCACCCGGTCGAGCGGTGGTACCGCGACCTGCGGGCCGTCGGCGTGATGGAAGGAGCCGTCCTCGTCTGA
- the def gene encoding peptide deformylase, with protein sequence MPAPPEQPEHAPYGPLPEGGTVRPITRWGTPVMHRPQEPVTTYDDELRALVADMVATMYAADGVGLAACQIGVDRAVFVFDCPDESGERTVGVVCNPELELPEGKERHLDDSDEGCLSYPGAFVPCARPDTATVHGTGLDGEPVTFTGDGLLARCLQHETDHTRGTVFGDRLATKQRKKLAKEHDRAVEEYPEGWPAE encoded by the coding sequence ATGCCCGCACCGCCAGAGCAGCCCGAGCACGCGCCGTACGGCCCCCTCCCCGAGGGCGGCACGGTCCGCCCGATCACCCGCTGGGGCACCCCGGTCATGCACCGCCCCCAGGAGCCGGTCACGACGTACGACGACGAGCTGCGCGCCCTGGTCGCCGACATGGTCGCCACCATGTACGCCGCCGACGGGGTCGGCCTGGCCGCCTGCCAGATCGGCGTCGACCGGGCCGTCTTCGTCTTCGACTGCCCCGACGAGTCGGGCGAGCGCACCGTCGGCGTGGTCTGCAACCCCGAGCTCGAGCTCCCGGAGGGCAAGGAGCGCCACCTCGACGACTCCGACGAGGGCTGCCTGTCCTACCCCGGCGCCTTTGTGCCCTGCGCCCGCCCCGACACCGCGACCGTGCACGGCACCGGGCTCGACGGCGAGCCGGTCACCTTCACCGGCGACGGCCTGCTGGCCCGCTGCCTGCAGCACGAGACCGACCACACCCGCGGCACGGTCTTCGGCGACCGCCTGGCCACCAAGCAGCGCAAGAAGCTCGCCAAGGAGCACGACCGAGCCGTCGAGGAGTACCCGGAGGGCTGGCCCGCCGAGTGA